Proteins from a genomic interval of Mesobacillus sp. S13:
- the mgrA gene encoding L-glyceraldehyde 3-phosphate reductase yields MAYQPDSNRYETMTYNRCGKSGLKLPAISLGLWHNFGGQDPFENGRSLIRRAFDLGITHFDLANNYGPPPGSAEENFGSILRMDFAGYRDEMVISTKAGYGMWQGPYGDWGSRKYLVSSLDQSLKRMGLDYVDIFYHHRPDPETPLEETMMALDHVVRQGKALYVGLSNYGVEETKQAIMILKELGTPLLIHQPAYSMFNRWVEDGLTDLLQEEGVGSIAFVPLAQGLLTNRYLNGIPEDSRALKPNSFLDENDVSEKVLTKVRQLNEIAQERGQSLAQMALAWVLREQKITSALIGASKVSQIEENVAALNRLDFSETELNMIEDILK; encoded by the coding sequence ATGGCATATCAACCAGACAGCAATCGCTATGAAACGATGACTTATAACAGATGCGGCAAATCAGGACTTAAATTGCCAGCCATTTCGCTCGGACTATGGCATAATTTCGGGGGCCAGGATCCTTTTGAAAATGGCCGTTCGTTAATCAGACGTGCTTTTGATCTTGGTATCACCCACTTTGATCTTGCGAATAACTATGGTCCACCGCCAGGCTCAGCAGAAGAAAACTTCGGCAGCATCCTGCGCATGGATTTTGCAGGCTACCGTGATGAGATGGTCATTTCAACTAAAGCCGGCTATGGCATGTGGCAGGGACCATATGGTGACTGGGGTTCAAGAAAATACCTCGTGTCCAGTCTTGATCAAAGCCTGAAAAGGATGGGGCTTGATTATGTCGATATCTTTTACCATCATAGACCAGATCCTGAAACGCCTTTAGAGGAAACGATGATGGCGCTTGATCATGTAGTCAGACAAGGAAAAGCGCTTTATGTTGGCCTGTCCAATTATGGTGTAGAGGAAACGAAACAGGCCATCATGATTTTAAAAGAACTAGGAACACCTTTGCTGATACACCAGCCTGCTTATTCAATGTTTAACCGCTGGGTAGAAGACGGACTGACTGATTTGCTTCAAGAAGAAGGTGTCGGATCAATCGCATTTGTTCCTTTGGCTCAAGGGTTGTTGACCAATAGATACTTAAATGGAATTCCGGAAGATTCAAGAGCGTTAAAGCCGAACAGCTTCCTTGATGAGAATGATGTTTCTGAAAAAGTTCTTACTAAGGTAAGGCAATTAAACGAAATAGCTCAAGAACGAGGCCAGTCACTTGCCCAGATGGCATTAGCCTGGGTGCTCAGGGAACAGAAAATCACCTCAGCGCTTATCGGTGCAAGTAAGGTCAGCCAGATTGAAGAAAACGTGGCTGCACTGAACCGTCTTGATTTTAGTGAAACAGAATTGAACATGATCGAGGACATCTTAAAATAA
- a CDS encoding aldo/keto reductase produces MKFRQLGNTGIKVSEVGFGAWQLGNARDWEAMEDIQAIRLVHAAIDQGCNFFDTAPNYGGGKSESLLGDALSGRRSEVAINSKFGHHPDNNLDFDSRKIRSSVEGSLRRLKTDYLDSVLLHNPPFEILTGVTDHFDVLESLKKEGKIRAYGASVDSAREMVELIRNTKSQVIEVMFNIFHQEPRTAFTMAAEKNVGLIVKVPLDSGWLSGKYDENSVFTDIRSRWDQDQLRKRAEHLPVLKEMVEPGESLVQLALRYILYYQEVSTVIPGNKNLKQLIGNLSASDKRISVEKAEKLEGIWEEKLQANPLGW; encoded by the coding sequence ATGAAATTCAGGCAGCTTGGAAATACAGGGATTAAGGTTTCAGAAGTTGGGTTTGGTGCCTGGCAGCTTGGAAATGCTAGGGACTGGGAAGCCATGGAGGACATTCAGGCAATTAGGCTGGTACATGCTGCAATTGACCAGGGCTGCAATTTCTTTGATACTGCTCCAAACTATGGCGGGGGTAAAAGTGAATCATTGCTCGGGGATGCTCTTTCGGGAAGAAGGAGTGAGGTAGCGATTAACAGCAAGTTCGGCCATCATCCAGATAACAACCTGGACTTTGATTCGAGGAAAATTCGCAGTTCAGTTGAAGGAAGTTTGCGCCGTCTGAAGACGGACTATCTTGATTCCGTTTTGCTGCATAACCCACCGTTTGAAATCCTGACCGGGGTTACAGATCATTTTGATGTATTGGAATCCCTCAAGAAGGAGGGCAAAATCAGGGCTTATGGAGCATCAGTGGACTCTGCGAGAGAAATGGTTGAGCTGATTCGGAACACCAAAAGCCAGGTAATAGAAGTAATGTTCAATATTTTTCATCAGGAGCCAAGAACCGCGTTCACCATGGCTGCAGAAAAAAATGTAGGACTGATTGTTAAAGTTCCGCTTGATTCTGGCTGGCTATCCGGCAAGTATGATGAAAATAGCGTGTTTACAGACATACGGAGCCGTTGGGACCAGGATCAGCTCAGGAAAAGAGCAGAGCACCTGCCTGTTCTCAAGGAAATGGTCGAACCAGGAGAATCCCTTGTCCAGCTGGCTTTAAGGTATATTCTTTATTATCAGGAGGTCTCTACCGTCATTCCTGGAAACAAGAATCTCAAGCAGCTGATTGGGAATCTATCAGCGTCAGATAAAAGAATCTCAGTGGAAAAAGCAGAAAAGTTAGAAGGAATTTGGGAAGAAAAACTTCAAGCCAATCCTTTGGGATGGTAA
- a CDS encoding MATE family efflux transporter produces MTIQKNNSLPKQIGLLALTWPIFIELFLHMLMGSTDTFMLSHISDEAVAAVGVANQLIFFMILVFGFVATGTAVLVSQNLGAGLQVDARKISGLSLSLNLVFGVLVSVIVVGFNDLFLQMFNLTPEIHRLAQQYLTIVGGTLFTQALLVTASAILRANGLTKEAMVISVVMNIIHLAGNSLFIYGLFGVPEMGVQGVAISTAISRAIAVILIFRLLYRRLPMKIAVEDYLNFNKSFIKKILKIGVPSAGENVVYNTSQMAITVIIGLLGAMALTTRVYTFNIMSFMMLFGIAIGQGTQILIGYKVGAREFDKAYHQLLKSLKLSIIITMAITVIIVSIREPILGVFTTNKEIIREGSKVLLLCLILEPGRTFNIVVISSLRAAGDAVFPVKMAFVSMWGISVPLAYILGIKMGFGLSGVWIAFIIDEWFRGIIMYIRWKSRAWEKKVLVEERVQTA; encoded by the coding sequence ATGACTATACAAAAAAACAACAGTCTGCCTAAACAGATTGGATTATTAGCACTTACCTGGCCGATTTTTATAGAGTTGTTTTTGCATATGTTAATGGGCAGCACGGATACGTTCATGCTGTCGCATATTTCGGATGAGGCCGTTGCGGCTGTTGGTGTAGCCAACCAGCTGATATTTTTCATGATTCTCGTCTTTGGCTTCGTTGCCACAGGGACGGCCGTGTTAGTTTCACAAAACCTTGGGGCGGGACTTCAAGTGGATGCAAGGAAGATATCGGGTCTCTCGCTATCTCTTAATCTAGTATTCGGAGTATTGGTCAGTGTCATTGTTGTCGGCTTCAATGATTTATTTTTACAAATGTTCAATCTCACTCCGGAAATACACCGACTGGCCCAACAGTATTTGACGATTGTTGGTGGAACACTTTTTACACAGGCGCTGCTTGTCACTGCCTCAGCCATACTGAGGGCAAATGGACTAACAAAAGAGGCGATGGTGATTTCGGTTGTCATGAATATCATCCATCTCGCCGGGAACTCCTTATTCATTTACGGGCTATTCGGCGTGCCGGAAATGGGTGTTCAGGGTGTAGCGATTTCGACAGCCATATCCCGGGCCATTGCCGTCATTCTCATTTTCCGCTTGCTATACCGCAGGCTCCCGATGAAAATTGCTGTAGAAGATTATTTGAACTTCAATAAATCTTTTATTAAAAAAATCCTGAAAATAGGTGTTCCTTCCGCAGGTGAAAATGTTGTCTATAACACTAGCCAGATGGCCATAACCGTCATTATTGGTTTGCTGGGGGCTATGGCACTGACAACAAGGGTATACACATTTAACATCATGTCCTTCATGATGCTTTTCGGGATCGCGATTGGGCAGGGCACACAAATTCTGATCGGATATAAGGTCGGCGCAAGAGAATTTGATAAAGCCTATCATCAACTCTTAAAAAGCTTAAAACTGAGTATCATCATCACAATGGCGATTACCGTCATAATCGTTTCAATAAGAGAACCTATTCTTGGAGTCTTTACCACTAATAAAGAAATCATCAGGGAAGGAAGCAAGGTCCTCTTACTTTGCTTGATCCTAGAACCAGGACGAACCTTCAACATTGTTGTCATCAGTTCACTCCGGGCAGCCGGAGATGCAGTATTCCCGGTGAAAATGGCCTTTGTATCTATGTGGGGAATCAGTGTCCCGCTTGCTTATATCCTTGGAATTAAAATGGGCTTTGGACTGTCAGGTGTCTGGATCGCCTTTATCATTGATGAATGGTTTAGGGGAATCATCATGTATATAAGATGGAAAAGCAGGGCGTGGGAAAAGAAGGTCCTTGTCGAGGAAAGGGTACAGACTGCATAA
- a CDS encoding carbohydrate binding domain-containing protein, which translates to MKKTLALLLSAMMILPAASIAAPKDKPGNGELKNKQNKSEWSLVWSDEFSGPEIDRSKWTYDIGNWIVDEDGNGITNGWGNNEKEYYTDSSENAFIEDGKLVIKAKKEQVTDQFGTYDYTSAKLKTKGLFSKKYGRYEIKAKLPTGKGLWPALWMLPEDDKYGAWAASGEIDIMEAWGSRPNTVSGTIHYGEGWPNNKYTGKEFELPKNRGIDKWHTYALEWEPGELRWYVDGELYQTQNKWYSKGTDNAANFAYPAPFDQEFYLVMNLAVGGWFDGEVDETTIFPSQMEVDYVRVYDLKKRDYREPVEPVAGPVVLPADAKQPLEDGNLVYDQNYEEPITIVDQSGEALDTMHWNFVKLPDFGGAGRLELEEIEGKNFAKTIIENPGSQLYSLQMIQNISLGNGGKYKVSFDAKSDAARSMMVKVGAGAERGWVKYSNEESFNLTSDLQTYEFTFDMLNDTDIAARLEFNLGGNGTNPVWIGNVRVEDITGEPVDEEGPKQPLPDGNHVYNGTFDQGGMDRMIFWNFSVEDAAATASVSEETRELHVAIEDGGSHPEAIQLDQQGMNLVAGNDYKLSFKARADETRTIQAALLNKSGTTDYSGINIIELTSNMEEHTVEFTMPEDVSDSEALLVFSFGNGVGDVFLDDVVLLKTSNIPDYGDIDLYPLKNGDFASGLDAWTNYIHYDATAGISVDNGEAKVAISNEGQETWSVQLIQGGLSLAKDVVYELSFEARSTVERNIEATVENSQYIRRLSEKPQLNSQMQLFTYEFTMPADEIVSFKVLLGKDALSPIGSHDVFIDNVVLKVKDAPSEQEPVTTPGIDNGTFSDGTTGWTAWWGDQWSGYAGGEMTSVNEELKVAISQVGGASYSPQVFQKDLLFENGSSYSVEFDARADVHRKMNVNIGKELSFDPWFIGYLPTQTFDLTNEMKQYRFTFMMDKETYDDGKIVFELGNILDGNAATNVYLDNVRIIKN; encoded by the coding sequence ATGAAGAAGACCTTGGCTCTTTTGCTGAGTGCCATGATGATTTTACCTGCAGCCAGTATCGCAGCTCCTAAAGATAAACCAGGAAATGGTGAACTGAAAAACAAACAGAACAAATCAGAGTGGTCGCTTGTCTGGTCAGATGAGTTCAGCGGCCCGGAAATCGACCGCAGCAAATGGACCTATGATATTGGGAACTGGATCGTTGATGAGGATGGGAATGGAATCACCAATGGCTGGGGGAACAATGAAAAAGAGTATTATACAGATTCTAGTGAGAACGCCTTCATTGAAGATGGAAAGCTGGTTATAAAAGCGAAAAAAGAACAGGTTACGGATCAATTCGGCACATATGATTATACTTCTGCCAAGTTGAAGACAAAGGGTCTGTTCAGCAAAAAATACGGCCGATACGAAATCAAGGCAAAACTGCCAACAGGTAAAGGACTTTGGCCTGCGCTCTGGATGCTTCCAGAGGACGATAAATATGGTGCCTGGGCAGCCTCAGGTGAGATCGATATTATGGAGGCATGGGGAAGCAGACCAAATACAGTGTCAGGAACAATTCATTATGGCGAAGGCTGGCCAAATAACAAGTATACCGGCAAGGAATTCGAGCTTCCCAAAAACAGAGGCATCGACAAATGGCATACATATGCCCTCGAATGGGAACCTGGAGAGCTGCGATGGTATGTGGATGGCGAACTCTATCAAACTCAGAACAAATGGTATTCAAAAGGAACGGATAACGCCGCAAACTTTGCTTACCCAGCACCGTTTGATCAGGAATTCTATTTAGTTATGAACCTCGCAGTTGGCGGCTGGTTTGACGGGGAAGTGGACGAGACGACGATTTTCCCAAGCCAGATGGAAGTCGACTATGTCAGAGTATACGATTTAAAAAAACGCGATTATCGCGAGCCGGTTGAACCAGTGGCAGGGCCTGTTGTGCTTCCTGCAGATGCGAAGCAGCCATTGGAGGATGGGAATTTAGTTTATGATCAGAATTATGAAGAACCGATTACAATTGTAGATCAGTCTGGTGAAGCACTAGATACTATGCATTGGAACTTTGTGAAGTTACCAGATTTCGGAGGAGCCGGCAGATTAGAACTGGAGGAAATCGAAGGCAAGAATTTTGCAAAAACAATTATCGAAAATCCAGGTTCACAGCTTTATTCCCTACAAATGATTCAGAACATCTCTCTTGGCAACGGCGGGAAGTACAAAGTCAGCTTTGATGCAAAGTCGGACGCTGCCAGAAGCATGATGGTCAAAGTCGGTGCTGGCGCTGAACGAGGCTGGGTGAAATATTCAAATGAGGAGTCATTCAACCTTACAAGCGACCTGCAAACCTACGAATTTACTTTCGATATGCTGAATGACACGGATATCGCAGCACGACTTGAATTCAATCTTGGCGGGAACGGAACAAACCCGGTTTGGATTGGCAATGTGAGAGTCGAGGATATTACAGGGGAACCTGTTGACGAAGAGGGACCAAAACAGCCGCTGCCAGATGGAAATCATGTTTATAACGGAACATTTGATCAGGGCGGCATGGATCGGATGATATTCTGGAATTTCTCAGTTGAAGATGCAGCTGCAACGGCATCTGTATCTGAAGAGACAAGAGAACTGCATGTAGCAATCGAAGATGGTGGCAGCCATCCTGAAGCCATCCAACTCGACCAACAAGGGATGAACCTGGTTGCCGGAAATGATTATAAGCTTAGCTTTAAAGCAAGAGCAGACGAAACAAGAACGATTCAAGCTGCCCTGTTGAATAAATCAGGCACAACTGATTACTCTGGTATTAACATAATTGAGCTCACTTCCAATATGGAAGAGCACACAGTTGAATTTACTATGCCAGAAGATGTATCTGATTCAGAAGCACTACTTGTCTTTAGTTTTGGAAACGGAGTTGGTGATGTCTTTTTAGATGATGTAGTCTTGCTGAAGACTTCAAATATTCCTGATTATGGAGATATCGATTTATATCCTTTGAAGAATGGTGATTTTGCTAGCGGCCTTGATGCGTGGACTAATTATATCCACTATGATGCAACAGCTGGTATCTCTGTGGATAATGGAGAGGCAAAAGTGGCTATCAGCAATGAAGGCCAAGAAACTTGGAGTGTACAATTGATACAGGGAGGATTAAGCCTAGCTAAGGATGTAGTCTATGAGCTTAGCTTCGAGGCACGTTCTACCGTGGAAAGAAATATTGAGGCCACAGTTGAAAATTCTCAATATATAAGGCGGTTGAGTGAAAAACCTCAACTTAATAGCCAAATGCAGCTATTCACATATGAGTTCACTATGCCTGCCGATGAAATCGTATCCTTCAAGGTGCTGCTCGGCAAAGATGCTTTGTCACCAATCGGCTCACATGATGTATTTATCGATAACGTGGTGTTAAAGGTTAAAGACGCTCCGTCCGAGCAAGAGCCTGTTACCACACCTGGAATTGACAATGGAACATTTTCAGATGGAACAACTGGCTGGACTGCATGGTGGGGCGACCAGTGGAGCGGTTACGCGGGTGGAGAGATGACTAGTGTAAACGAGGAACTGAAGGTTGCGATTTCACAAGTTGGCGGTGCGTCGTATTCCCCTCAGGTCTTTCAGAAGGACCTGCTATTTGAAAATGGCAGCAGCTATTCCGTCGAGTTTGATGCAAGGGCGGACGTTCATAGGAAAATGAATGTCAACATAGGGAAAGAGCTGTCATTCGATCCATGGTTCATTGGCTATTTGCCAACGCAAACTTTCGATTTAACAAATGAAATGAAACAATATCGTTTTACATTTATGATGGATAAAGAAACCTATGACGATGGCAAAATCGTCTTTGAACTTGGCAATATTTTAGACGGCAATGCAGCAACAAATGTTTATCTAGACAATGTAAGGATCATAAAAAACTAA
- a CDS encoding glycoside hydrolase family 30 protein, with protein MELKMIQTAKNTGERFADKGNISFTDEPGQDLAMKLDSEKKYQTFMGFGGAFTEAAAYTLAQIPGEERAKIIDSYFNQKTGLGYSLGRTHIHSCDFALENYTYVEENDTELKTFSIERENKYVLPLIKDAVKARGEELTILSSPWSPPAWMKTNNEMNNGGKLKPEFYGTWALYYTKYIKAMEAEGIPIWGITVQNEPEATQVWDSCRYSAEEERDFVKNHLGPVMEQEGLGDKEIIIWDHNRDIAFERAKTILSDSEAAKYIWGTGLHWYVSEEFENLSKIHEAFPEKHLIFTEGCIEGGVQLGAWHTGERYARNIMGDINNWLEGWIDWNIVLNEQGGPNHVGNYCDAPVIVDTKTGEVHYNSSFYYIGHFSKYIKPNAVRIGHELTADSLKAVSFQNEDGSIVAVVMNDADSTQSFSLSIEGKTATAEMPGHSITTFILEN; from the coding sequence ATGGAATTAAAAATGATTCAGACAGCTAAGAATACCGGAGAACGTTTTGCTGACAAGGGAAATATTTCTTTTACAGATGAGCCTGGCCAAGATCTCGCGATGAAGCTTGATTCAGAAAAGAAATATCAAACCTTCATGGGATTTGGCGGAGCTTTTACAGAGGCAGCTGCTTACACACTGGCGCAAATTCCCGGTGAAGAACGCGCAAAAATAATCGACAGCTATTTTAACCAGAAGACAGGTCTTGGTTACAGCCTGGGCAGGACCCATATCCATAGCTGTGATTTTGCTTTAGAGAATTACACTTATGTTGAAGAGAATGATACGGAACTTAAAACCTTTTCAATAGAGCGTGAAAACAAATATGTACTTCCGCTCATAAAGGATGCTGTAAAGGCCAGGGGAGAAGAATTGACGATCCTTTCTTCTCCCTGGAGCCCTCCAGCCTGGATGAAGACGAATAATGAAATGAACAATGGCGGGAAGCTGAAGCCTGAATTTTATGGAACATGGGCTTTGTATTACACAAAATATATCAAGGCAATGGAAGCAGAAGGAATCCCGATCTGGGGAATCACCGTTCAAAATGAACCGGAGGCCACTCAAGTGTGGGATTCCTGCAGATATAGTGCCGAAGAAGAACGCGACTTCGTTAAAAATCATTTAGGACCTGTAATGGAACAGGAAGGCCTTGGCGACAAGGAAATCATCATCTGGGACCACAACCGGGATATCGCCTTTGAGCGGGCAAAGACGATTTTATCAGATTCAGAGGCTGCAAAATATATTTGGGGAACAGGCCTCCACTGGTATGTATCAGAAGAATTCGAGAATTTGAGCAAGATTCATGAAGCCTTCCCTGAGAAGCACCTGATTTTCACAGAAGGCTGCATTGAAGGCGGAGTACAGTTGGGCGCATGGCATACTGGCGAACGTTACGCAAGGAACATCATGGGTGATATCAACAACTGGCTTGAAGGCTGGATTGACTGGAATATCGTCCTGAACGAACAGGGCGGGCCAAACCATGTAGGCAATTATTGCGATGCACCGGTGATTGTCGATACCAAGACGGGTGAGGTTCACTATAACAGCTCCTTTTATTATATTGGACACTTCAGCAAATACATTAAGCCGAACGCAGTTAGAATTGGACATGAACTAACTGCCGATTCTTTAAAAGCAGTATCCTTCCAAAATGAAGATGGATCCATTGTTGCCGTGGTCATGAATGATGCAGACAGCACACAGTCATTCTCATTATCAATCGAAGGCAAGACTGCCACAGCCGAGATGCCGGGTCATTCGATTACAACATTCATTCTAGAAAATTAA
- a CDS encoding cellobiose phosphorylase, with product MERYRFDDNQYLVIEEFDQAKTFSSFLPGLAGLYGIPIWAFYVNRGQGIVSFGVQDKNHAITEFFPANQAYQRVGTNGFRTFIKLNGSTVFEPFSSYGSKKDRKRTMSIKENEMKLEEINHQYGVKTVITYFTLPNENFGALVRKVEVENLSDGPLELEVIDGLPAIIPFGIDDAAYKAVGNTLKSWMDVFNLENGIPYYRVRSSTNDSAEVEEVSKGHFYLSFDDEGQLIKPIVDADLVFGSNSSLSYPDEFDRVSIKEALAAEPVTSNKVPCGFSGLERVLEQGRKLSFHTLVGHVKDIEIINEKAADIRAAGYMERKYEEAQSLVTEITRDVETKTASPLFDAYVNQSYLDNVLRGGFPIALETDDSAFTYYVFSRKHGDLERDYNFFSLAPEYFSQGNGNFRDVNQNRRNDVFFHPETGDYNIKLFMSLIQADGYNPLVVKGASFELRNQSDWGWLDELVPQQKDAEFIKKKLSGTYTPGDLLQTISDSDIQLTSSLPDFLKKVLSRSYQNIEAEFGEGYWMDHWTYNLDLVENYLKVYPENKAQLLFDDYGYKYFHSPVFVNPRSEKYVLANGKVRQYDAITEFGHQKESNWVRKPDGEFFTSNLYSKLLSLALLKFSTLDPYGMGMEMEANKPGWNDSMNGLPGIFGSAMSETLELKRLLEFVISSGEVGELEVTLPTEVVDLAETVVVLLKQFENGELDDYSYWDQTAAAREKYRELVKNGFEGTEKTIELQKLTAYAQQMLLKTKAGIDKATELGNGLIPTYFSFEAADWEKIVDDNGNEILNKKGLPLVKVKTFEVSALPHFLEGPARALKTADQQTAKSTYQHVRNSEIYDAKLKMYKTSGSLEDQTFDIGRARAFTPGWLERESIFMHMEFKYLLSVLKSGLYDEFYEDINYAMPPFMDAEVYGRSVLENSSFIASSVNPDASLHGQGFVARLSGTTAEFLSIWQLMMMGKKLFSVNEEGLTLKLEPILPSWLFDSEGKVQFTMLGKILVTYHNPSRKDTFGDDGAKTVKYGLHMNGEVVEVHGEQLQESYAQAVREGKVSKIDVYLD from the coding sequence ATGGAAAGATACCGCTTTGATGATAATCAATATCTTGTAATCGAGGAATTTGACCAGGCCAAAACATTCTCAAGCTTCCTTCCTGGTCTGGCAGGTTTATACGGAATACCAATCTGGGCGTTCTACGTCAACAGAGGGCAGGGAATCGTCAGTTTCGGTGTGCAGGATAAAAATCATGCTATAACTGAATTTTTCCCTGCAAACCAGGCATATCAGCGAGTAGGAACCAATGGTTTCCGCACTTTTATCAAGCTGAATGGAAGCACCGTTTTCGAGCCATTCTCTTCATACGGCAGTAAAAAAGACCGAAAGAGAACGATGTCTATAAAAGAAAATGAAATGAAGCTGGAAGAAATCAACCATCAATATGGCGTGAAAACGGTAATAACGTATTTCACACTTCCGAATGAGAACTTTGGCGCTCTCGTTAGAAAGGTAGAAGTCGAGAATCTTTCTGATGGTCCGCTTGAACTTGAGGTCATTGATGGACTTCCTGCAATCATCCCCTTCGGAATTGATGATGCGGCCTATAAAGCAGTTGGAAATACGCTGAAAAGCTGGATGGATGTATTCAATCTGGAAAATGGCATTCCATATTACCGAGTCCGGTCATCAACGAATGATTCGGCGGAAGTTGAAGAAGTATCAAAGGGACATTTTTATTTAAGCTTTGATGATGAAGGGCAACTGATCAAACCAATCGTGGACGCGGATTTGGTTTTTGGTTCAAACAGTTCGCTGTCATATCCTGACGAGTTTGACAGAGTATCCATCAAAGAGGCATTAGCTGCTGAGCCGGTAACCTCCAATAAGGTTCCTTGCGGTTTCTCCGGTTTGGAGAGAGTGCTTGAGCAAGGTAGGAAGCTGAGCTTCCATACACTAGTCGGCCATGTGAAGGACATTGAAATTATCAATGAAAAAGCAGCTGACATTAGAGCTGCTGGATATATGGAAAGAAAATACGAAGAAGCGCAAAGTCTTGTTACGGAGATTACGAGGGATGTTGAAACAAAGACAGCGTCACCGTTATTTGATGCCTATGTAAACCAAAGCTACCTTGACAATGTACTGCGCGGCGGTTTTCCTATTGCATTGGAGACGGATGATTCTGCGTTTACTTATTATGTTTTTTCCCGCAAGCACGGAGATTTGGAGAGGGATTATAACTTTTTCTCGCTTGCACCTGAATACTTCTCGCAGGGAAACGGAAATTTCCGTGATGTGAACCAGAACCGCAGGAATGATGTGTTTTTCCATCCTGAGACGGGAGACTACAATATCAAGCTGTTCATGAGCCTGATCCAGGCGGATGGCTATAACCCGCTCGTTGTAAAAGGAGCAAGCTTTGAACTAAGAAATCAGTCTGATTGGGGATGGCTGGATGAACTGGTTCCTCAGCAGAAGGACGCTGAATTCATTAAGAAGAAGCTGAGCGGAACCTATACACCAGGCGATTTACTACAAACGATTTCGGACAGCGATATTCAGCTTACATCCTCACTTCCGGATTTCCTGAAAAAGGTTCTTTCAAGGAGTTACCAGAACATTGAAGCGGAGTTTGGAGAAGGCTACTGGATGGACCACTGGACGTACAATCTTGATCTGGTTGAAAATTATTTGAAGGTTTATCCGGAAAATAAAGCGCAGCTATTGTTCGATGATTATGGCTACAAATACTTCCACAGCCCTGTATTTGTGAATCCGCGTTCTGAAAAATATGTCCTGGCTAATGGCAAGGTCCGTCAATACGATGCCATCACTGAATTTGGTCACCAGAAAGAGTCAAATTGGGTGAGGAAGCCTGACGGTGAATTCTTTACATCCAATCTTTACAGCAAACTGTTGTCACTGGCATTGCTGAAATTTTCTACATTGGATCCATATGGTATGGGTATGGAAATGGAAGCGAATAAGCCAGGCTGGAATGATTCCATGAATGGCCTGCCAGGGATCTTCGGTTCAGCAATGAGTGAGACATTAGAGCTGAAACGCCTCCTGGAATTCGTCATTTCTTCTGGAGAAGTTGGTGAGCTGGAGGTTACACTTCCTACAGAAGTGGTCGATCTGGCTGAAACAGTTGTGGTACTTCTGAAACAATTTGAAAATGGCGAGCTGGACGATTACAGCTACTGGGATCAAACAGCGGCTGCCCGTGAAAAATATCGCGAGTTAGTGAAAAACGGCTTTGAAGGTACGGAAAAGACCATCGAGTTACAAAAGCTTACTGCTTATGCACAGCAAATGCTTCTTAAGACTAAAGCAGGAATTGACAAGGCGACGGAGCTTGGCAATGGGCTGATTCCTACGTATTTCTCTTTCGAAGCTGCTGACTGGGAGAAAATCGTCGATGACAACGGAAATGAAATCCTGAATAAAAAGGGCTTGCCGTTAGTCAAGGTCAAAACCTTCGAAGTATCTGCTTTACCGCATTTCCTGGAAGGGCCTGCAAGGGCGCTGAAAACTGCCGATCAGCAAACAGCAAAATCGACATATCAGCATGTAAGGAACTCGGAAATTTACGATGCGAAGCTGAAAATGTATAAAACTTCTGGATCTCTCGAAGACCAAACCTTTGATATCGGTCGTGCGAGGGCTTTCACTCCTGGTTGGCTTGAGCGTGAGTCCATCTTCATGCATATGGAATTCAAGTATCTCCTCAGTGTCCTGAAGTCCGGATTATATGATGAGTTCTATGAAGATATCAACTATGCAATGCCACCATTCATGGATGCGGAAGTGTATGGAAGAAGCGTCCTGGAAAACTCATCCTTTATCGCGAGCAGCGTGAACCCTGATGCGAGTCTTCATGGACAAGGTTTTGTCGCGAGGCTGAGTGGGACAACAGCTGAATTCTTAAGCATCTGGCAATTGATGATGATGGGGAAAAAGCTTTTTAGCGTAAATGAAGAAGGATTGACACTGAAGCTTGAGCCGATTCTTCCTTCATGGCTTTTCGATTCAGAGGGCAAGGTTCAATTTACAATGCTTGGCAAGATTCTAGTAACCTATCACAATCCATCAAGGAAAGATACTTTCGGTGACGATGGAGCTAAGACAGTCAAATATGGACTCCATATGAATGGTGAAGTGGTTGAGGTGCATGGCGAACAGCTGCAAGAATCCTATGCACAAGCTGTTAGGGAAGGAAAAGTTTCAAAGATAGATGTTTACCTAGATTAA